The Candidatus Melainabacteria bacterium genome window below encodes:
- a CDS encoding thioredoxin family protein, which translates to MFKTITILLMFFSLMSVTLNDSSEAFFFKKKKEQAKTQPAQVSEKAEKKIIVAEIFASWCPACKNIQPTLDQLAKEGPNIDLVQLDVSTPSKAKEAAKKAKELKIDKFYDANKSKTSTVGIIVPTSSEIVSIFQNNTELEEYKAAIQDAKTKEKALYN; encoded by the coding sequence ATGTTTAAAACAATAACTATTCTTTTAATGTTTTTTTCTTTAATGAGTGTTACTTTGAATGATTCATCTGAAGCTTTCTTTTTTAAGAAAAAAAAGGAACAAGCAAAAACACAACCTGCCCAAGTAAGTGAAAAAGCAGAAAAGAAAATAATTGTTGCAGAGATCTTTGCAAGTTGGTGTCCTGCTTGTAAAAATATTCAGCCTACACTTGATCAACTTGCAAAAGAAGGACCTAATATTGATCTTGTCCAGCTTGATGTTTCTACTCCTTCAAAAGCTAAAGAAGCAGCAAAAAAAGCAAAAGAATTAAAAATTGACAAGTTTTATGATGCAAATAAAAGCAAGACATCTACAGTAGGCATAATAGTACCTACTTCTAGTGAAATAGTTTCAATCTTTCAAAACAATACTGAACTAGAAGAGTACAAAGCTGCTATCCAGGATGCTAAGACAAAAGAGAAGGCTTTGTATAATTAA
- the lepB gene encoding signal peptidase I: MKEKLYGFIKETVELVVVTLILLIIIRQGFIEARYIPSESMVPTLKVNDRLIVEKVTKNLRLLGFKFPIKRGDILVFYPPKEANKGKDLHYDPLSLFARWTGLPFLPQDDAYIKRVIGLPGDHIEIRKEEGVYINGNLLNEQYINEVTKYDCTDLINIEVYKKQGKSGKIIAPKGHYFLMGDNRNKSQDSHIWGFLPENRIIGRAAVIVWRRLKDKPVLLEDIERFFEIKKEF, encoded by the coding sequence ATGAAAGAAAAGCTTTATGGCTTTATAAAAGAAACAGTAGAGTTAGTAGTTGTAACACTAATACTTTTAATTATTATTAGACAAGGTTTTATTGAAGCCAGATATATTCCAAGCGAATCAATGGTCCCTACTTTAAAAGTCAATGATAGGTTGATTGTTGAAAAAGTAACTAAGAATTTAAGACTCTTAGGTTTTAAATTCCCAATTAAAAGAGGAGATATTTTAGTTTTTTATCCACCAAAAGAAGCAAATAAAGGAAAAGATTTACATTATGATCCTTTAAGTTTATTTGCAAGGTGGACAGGACTACCTTTTTTACCACAAGACGATGCATACATAAAAAGAGTAATTGGACTTCCTGGAGATCACATTGAAATCAGAAAAGAAGAAGGAGTTTATATAAATGGGAATTTATTAAATGAGCAATATATAAATGAAGTCACTAAATATGATTGCACAGATTTAATAAACATCGAGGTATATAAAAAACAAGGCAAGTCAGGTAAAATAATAGCTCCAAAAGGACATTACTTTTTAATGGGGGACAATAGAAACAAAAGCCAGGACAGCCATATTTGGGGTTTCTTGCCAGAAAATAGAATTATTGGAAGAGCTGCTGTTATTGTCTGGAGAAGATTAAAAGATAAACCAGTCTTATTAGAAGATATTGAAAGATTTTTTGAGATTAAAAAAGAATTTTAA
- the fabG gene encoding 3-oxoacyl-[acyl-carrier-protein] reductase encodes MSHHDLLKDQIAIVTGSGRGIGLAIAKKLASAGATAIITDITQESADSGAKELKDAGLKAHSVLCNVTDVSSVEKMTEEVISKFGKVDILVNNAGITKDTLLMRMKLEEWNAVIETNLTSVFKVTQSVIKHMSKANFGRIVNIASVIGMHGNFGQANYAASKGGVIALTKTIAKEYASRNITCNAIAPGFIDTPMTQKLKPEIKEQYLKFIPLARFGQPEDVAEAAFYFCTGGSYVTGQVIVVDGGMFM; translated from the coding sequence ATGTCCCATCATGATTTATTAAAAGATCAAATTGCTATCGTTACAGGCTCAGGTCGCGGGATTGGTTTAGCTATTGCTAAAAAACTTGCAAGTGCCGGCGCAACAGCAATTATTACAGATATTACACAAGAATCTGCTGACAGCGGAGCAAAAGAACTTAAAGATGCAGGACTAAAAGCACATTCAGTTCTTTGTAATGTGACAGATGTCTCCAGTGTTGAAAAAATGACAGAAGAAGTAATAAGCAAATTTGGGAAAGTAGATATTTTAGTGAATAATGCAGGCATTACCAAAGACACTTTGCTTATGCGGATGAAGCTTGAGGAATGGAATGCTGTTATAGAAACAAATTTAACTAGTGTTTTTAAAGTTACGCAGTCAGTAATAAAACATATGTCAAAAGCTAATTTTGGACGCATTGTAAATATTGCAAGTGTAATTGGGATGCATGGCAATTTTGGACAAGCAAATTATGCTGCATCAAAAGGTGGTGTAATAGCACTTACAAAAACAATTGCAAAAGAATATGCTTCAAGAAATATTACTTGCAATGCAATTGCACCAGGTTTTATAGATACACCAATGACTCAAAAGTTAAAACCAGAAATTAAGGAACAATATTTAAAATTTATTCCGCTTGCTCGTTTTGGACAGCCTGAAGATGTTGCTGAAGCAGCTTTTTACTTTTGTACTGGTGGTTCTTATGTAACAGGCCAAGTTATAGTAGTAGACGGTGGTATGTTCATGTAA
- a CDS encoding ATP-binding protein has translation MAFVGEAEILQVIRGFNLWWANSQVNSEDFKRTAFGEVRRYIDEKEFKRAIILSGARRVGKTILLHQLIDYLITQVGIDSKNVLYLSLDHPILKLVTLDKILDVYHQNVQAEPKKLFLFLDEIQYASDWGSWLKIYVDFKLNTKIVATGSASLEVNNKGKESGVGRWVTVTMPTLSFYEYLKIKKLNTPAIDPELIPSKLINMKKNDRMDIMNKCAELINSFNQYLLLGGFPETALMSDSSLAQKLLREDIVDKVLKRDMTALYKIRNVIDIERLFIYLCINTGGITEITKLCSELGLNKSTVQSHLNCLESANLIYRLNPINIGGKKSLKPRTKIYLADAAIRNAVLLKGEEIFSNPQEMGINVETSVFKHLYTFYYPSKPPIGYWKKKKTDHEVDLIINFNGNLLPVEVKYREKVSIEKNLGLYSFCEEEKPRTGFLVTKSVGDYDVETLPSGTKILKIPAFLFLYLLGQAERQ, from the coding sequence ATGGCTTTTGTTGGAGAGGCTGAAATATTACAAGTCATAAGAGGATTTAATCTGTGGTGGGCCAATTCACAGGTAAATTCTGAAGACTTTAAAAGAACAGCTTTTGGTGAAGTTAGAAGATATATTGATGAGAAAGAATTTAAGAGAGCAATAATATTGTCAGGTGCTAGAAGAGTTGGCAAAACAATTTTACTTCATCAGTTGATTGACTACTTAATAACTCAAGTCGGAATCGACAGTAAAAATGTTCTTTATTTAAGCTTAGATCATCCAATTCTTAAGCTTGTTACTCTTGATAAAATTTTGGATGTTTATCATCAAAACGTTCAAGCTGAACCTAAGAAACTGTTTTTATTTTTAGATGAAATCCAGTATGCATCTGATTGGGGGAGCTGGTTAAAAATTTATGTTGATTTTAAGCTAAATACTAAGATTGTAGCTACTGGCTCAGCAAGTCTTGAAGTTAATAATAAAGGTAAAGAATCAGGTGTTGGCAGATGGGTTACTGTAACAATGCCGACACTTTCTTTTTATGAATATTTGAAAATTAAAAAGCTCAATACACCAGCAATTGATCCTGAGCTCATACCTTCTAAGCTAATTAATATGAAAAAAAATGACCGAATGGACATTATGAACAAATGTGCTGAGCTAATAAATAGTTTTAATCAATATCTTTTGCTTGGTGGTTTTCCAGAAACTGCTTTAATGAGTGACTCTTCATTAGCTCAAAAGTTGCTAAGAGAAGATATTGTTGACAAGGTTCTTAAAAGAGATATGACGGCATTATATAAAATTCGCAATGTTATAGACATTGAGCGCTTGTTTATTTATCTATGCATTAATACTGGTGGAATTACTGAGATTACAAAATTATGTAGTGAGCTTGGATTGAATAAATCTACAGTTCAATCTCACCTAAATTGCCTGGAGTCTGCTAATTTGATCTACAGACTAAACCCAATTAATATTGGTGGTAAAAAATCTTTAAAACCAAGAACTAAAATATACTTAGCAGATGCTGCAATCAGAAATGCTGTGCTTTTAAAGGGAGAAGAGATTTTTTCTAACCCTCAAGAAATGGGTATAAATGTTGAAACCTCTGTATTTAAGCATTTATACACTTTTTACTATCCTAGTAAGCCTCCGATCGGTTATTGGAAGAAAAAGAAAACAGATCATGAAGTTGATCTTATTATTAATTTTAATGGAAATTTGTTACCTGTTGAAGTGAAATATCGCGAAAAAGTATCTATAGAAAAAAATCTGGGTTTGTATAGTTTTTGTGAAGAAGAAAAACCTAGAACGGGGTTTTTAGTTACAAAATCAGTTGGTGATTATGATGTTGAGACTTTACCATCTGGTACAAAGATTCTAAAAATACCAGCGTTTTTGTTCTTGTATTTGTTAGGGCAAGCAGAAAGGCAGTAG
- a CDS encoding TIGR03663 family protein — MLRRILSIKIFKHLDYKVVIILAAAIFFRFFLLDIKPPHHDEGTIGSFVKHIEVNGFYKYNPTYHGPLTYYMGFISQTLFGHNLYALRTPIVLIGILTIYWLLLFRQFFGQTTCLIVALCMLLSPAYGYFSRGTVMDLYLSFFDVLIFWGVMGLWHYGTKKYIWAISLGLTGMILTKETFVINLSCFILAIFFLFLYEKAVPSRENPPAKQSWTWKDLSLAIGCSLGLIIFFYSGTFFNWSGILELCKTFHYCVATSTQGRHAKPFFFWITLMSRYEWTALLGLASSILCIIFSSRWLKFVSIYGLCLFLAYSLIPYKTPWLIVNFLWPFYFAFGNLINYLMKTSWGGLATLVCVGLFLNSGITSYKLSFINHSSDKEPYVYVQTYNDIKKFTDPLFKLDISRYSLAGIIMLPDSWPLPWILSDFSQVGYFGSRIPNNYNADFLLVESKRINEVEEKLEREYFTETFRLKSTQGPSKLYLSYDRFKDIFPGREPEFIPKPKEPIPPGQGLLALFYPNKELTGEPQIKKQVGTIDFYWGVANIVEDKPIQAPFGIQFIGEINIPQAGTTLILATDDGGYVEIDGNRIIDDPGPHPTVSKSAVVTGISGWRKIRIGYYDIGGGATVKLLWKDASGVEHLVPANQLRFNERSLNQ, encoded by the coding sequence ATGCTTCGTCGGATTTTAAGCATAAAAATCTTTAAGCATCTTGATTATAAAGTAGTAATCATCCTTGCAGCAGCCATTTTTTTTCGCTTCTTTCTTTTAGATATAAAGCCACCTCACCATGATGAAGGAACAATCGGCTCATTCGTAAAGCACATAGAAGTTAATGGTTTCTACAAGTATAATCCCACATATCATGGGCCTCTTACTTATTACATGGGGTTTATTTCCCAAACACTATTTGGTCACAATTTATACGCACTTCGTACACCAATTGTTTTGATAGGGATACTTACTATTTATTGGTTACTACTCTTTAGGCAATTTTTTGGCCAAACTACCTGCTTGATTGTTGCTTTATGCATGTTGCTCTCACCAGCATATGGTTATTTTTCTCGAGGTACAGTTATGGATTTGTATTTGAGCTTTTTTGACGTTCTAATTTTTTGGGGTGTGATGGGGCTTTGGCATTACGGGACAAAAAAGTATATTTGGGCTATAAGTCTTGGTCTTACAGGGATGATACTTACAAAAGAAACCTTTGTTATAAATTTGAGTTGCTTTATTTTAGCTATATTTTTCTTATTCCTCTATGAAAAAGCTGTTCCATCAAGAGAAAATCCTCCAGCTAAACAGAGCTGGACCTGGAAAGATTTAAGTCTAGCTATTGGTTGTAGTTTGGGCTTAATTATATTTTTCTATTCAGGAACCTTTTTCAATTGGAGTGGTATTTTGGAGTTGTGCAAAACATTCCATTACTGCGTTGCTACAAGTACTCAAGGCAGGCATGCTAAGCCATTTTTCTTTTGGATAACTTTAATGTCAAGATATGAGTGGACAGCTTTGTTAGGACTTGCTTCATCTATTTTGTGCATAATATTCTCAAGCAGATGGCTTAAGTTTGTTTCAATTTATGGATTGTGTTTATTTTTAGCGTATAGTCTCATCCCTTACAAAACCCCATGGCTCATCGTTAATTTTTTATGGCCCTTTTATTTTGCCTTTGGTAATTTAATTAATTATCTCATGAAAACATCCTGGGGAGGATTAGCAACTCTTGTATGTGTAGGACTTTTTCTTAACTCAGGAATAACTAGCTATAAATTAAGTTTCATAAATCATTCAAGCGACAAAGAACCATATGTTTATGTCCAGACTTATAATGATATTAAAAAGTTTACAGATCCTTTATTCAAACTAGATATTTCTCGCTATAGCTTAGCAGGCATCATAATGCTGCCAGATTCATGGCCTCTTCCTTGGATACTTAGTGATTTTTCCCAAGTTGGTTATTTTGGTTCTAGAATTCCAAATAATTACAACGCTGACTTTTTGCTTGTGGAAAGCAAAAGGATCAATGAGGTAGAGGAGAAGCTTGAAAGAGAATACTTTACAGAAACATTCAGGCTAAAAAGTACACAAGGCCCGTCAAAACTTTATTTAAGCTATGATAGGTTTAAAGATATTTTTCCAGGCAGAGAACCAGAATTTATACCAAAACCAAAAGAACCTATCCCTCCTGGACAAGGGCTTCTTGCACTTTTCTATCCTAATAAAGAATTGACAGGAGAACCACAAATTAAAAAGCAGGTAGGTACAATTGACTTTTACTGGGGAGTAGCTAATATTGTTGAAGACAAACCTATACAAGCACCTTTTGGAATTCAATTTATTGGAGAAATAAATATCCCACAAGCAGGAACAACTTTAATATTAGCTACTGATGATGGAGGCTATGTAGAAATTGATGGTAATAGAATTATTGATGATCCTGGGCCCCATCCAACGGTATCAAAAAGTGCTGTTGTAACTGGTATAAGTGGTTGGAGAAAAATAAGGATTGGATATTATGATATTGGCGGAGGTGCAACTGTTAAATTACTTTGGAAA
- the fabF gene encoding beta-ketoacyl-ACP synthase II → MKKKVVITGMGLICSLGESKEELWNNLIGGKSGISKMDFFPEVKTSKDICRVGAVCNDFKPELYLDLKVIRRTDRFIQLALSASINAIKDANFDMVNYPHPERIGVVVGSAAGGILTIIEQHNILKAKGPTKVSPFTIPSMIANMPAGYISIYHSAKGPVTCTVTACATSTNCIGDAFKIIQTGNADVVFAGGCEAPLTGVSVAAFGAARTLSTSFNDEPEKSSRPFDKDRDGFVMGEGAGILILEEMEHAKARGAKIYCELAGFGATSDASDIVSPSPDGDGAARAIKLAIEDANSSPEEIDYINAHATSTIVGDIVEVVAIKRVFGNRAKKGLLPVSSTKSMHGHLLGATGAIEAIACVMALQTNIIPPTTNIDNPDPQCDLDFVPHKARKVNDLNLVISNSFGFGGHNACLVFRRI, encoded by the coding sequence ATGAAAAAGAAAGTTGTAATTACTGGAATGGGTTTAATTTGTTCTTTAGGTGAAAGTAAAGAAGAATTATGGAACAACCTTATAGGTGGAAAATCCGGAATATCAAAGATGGATTTTTTCCCTGAAGTAAAAACCTCAAAAGATATTTGTCGTGTTGGTGCTGTATGTAATGATTTTAAGCCTGAATTATATCTTGATCTAAAGGTAATTAGAAGAACAGATAGATTTATTCAGTTAGCTTTAAGTGCTTCAATAAATGCAATTAAAGATGCAAATTTTGACATGGTAAATTATCCACATCCTGAAAGAATTGGGGTAGTTGTTGGAAGTGCTGCAGGTGGCATTTTAACAATAATTGAACAACACAATATTTTAAAAGCTAAAGGGCCTACTAAAGTAAGTCCTTTTACAATTCCATCAATGATTGCAAATATGCCAGCAGGTTATATATCTATTTACCACAGTGCAAAAGGTCCTGTAACTTGTACTGTTACTGCTTGTGCAACTAGTACAAATTGCATTGGTGATGCATTTAAGATTATTCAGACAGGTAATGCAGATGTTGTTTTTGCAGGCGGGTGTGAAGCACCTCTAACCGGTGTTAGTGTTGCAGCATTTGGTGCAGCACGAACTCTATCTACTTCATTTAATGATGAACCAGAAAAATCTTCCAGACCATTTGATAAGGATAGAGATGGTTTTGTAATGGGTGAAGGTGCGGGGATTTTAATACTAGAAGAAATGGAACATGCTAAAGCAAGAGGAGCAAAGATTTATTGCGAGTTAGCAGGTTTTGGTGCTACATCCGATGCTTCAGATATTGTTTCTCCATCACCAGATGGTGATGGAGCTGCAAGAGCAATTAAACTTGCAATTGAAGATGCAAATTCTTCACCTGAAGAGATTGACTATATAAATGCTCATGCTACAAGTACAATTGTTGGTGATATTGTTGAAGTAGTTGCTATAAAACGAGTATTTGGCAATCGTGCAAAAAAAGGACTTTTACCTGTAAGTTCTACTAAGTCAATGCACGGACATTTGCTTGGTGCAACTGGTGCTATTGAAGCTATAGCATGTGTTATGGCATTGCAAACAAATATAATTCCTCCTACAACTAACATTGATAACCCGGATCCTCAGTGTGATTTGGACTTTGTCCCTCATAAGGCAAGAAAAGTAAATGACTTGAATCTTGTAATTTCAAACTCATTTGGTTTTGGCGGACATAATGCGTGTTTGGTGTTTAGGAGAATTTAA
- a CDS encoding isoprenylcysteine carboxylmethyltransferase family protein: MTLNKTTYVRDIYKPIKSFGQSVFWRFASLWLLVSLFYFLYNSHPYYLNPDFNNARGLMQKAYFIFCLLALPYTWFTLKFNYRFKDDFKDPTIIFFVLLKRIGLMVATRDPSQIAGLFKVKRFNNFCLTCLVKGFFLPLMTMFMFHHVTTVQSLVSRIATPMEGIQLAHWFLDLIYNSLFIVDTGVALVGYGLELKWLGNKTKSVEPTMFGWAVALMCYPPFNRISGDYFPLMDRQDLFIEFTEEQKIFIRIIIVLLYVVFVWATIALGVRFSNLSNKGIVDRGPYRFIRHPAYASKNIAWWFEHLQYMKGFHNVLFLCCWNLVYTIRAITEERHLMKDPEYKAYCKKVKYRFIPGLI; encoded by the coding sequence ATGACATTAAACAAGACAACTTATGTAAGAGACATTTATAAACCAATAAAAAGTTTTGGTCAGTCAGTGTTTTGGCGATTTGCAAGTCTTTGGCTATTAGTAAGTTTGTTTTATTTCTTATACAACTCTCATCCGTACTATTTAAATCCAGACTTTAACAATGCAAGAGGTTTAATGCAAAAAGCTTATTTTATTTTTTGTCTTTTAGCATTGCCTTATACGTGGTTTACCTTGAAGTTTAATTATAGATTTAAAGATGACTTTAAAGATCCAACAATCATATTTTTTGTTCTTTTAAAAAGAATTGGTTTAATGGTTGCAACAAGAGATCCATCTCAAATTGCAGGATTGTTTAAAGTAAAAAGATTTAATAATTTTTGTTTAACTTGCCTTGTAAAAGGTTTTTTCTTGCCACTTATGACAATGTTTATGTTTCATCATGTTACAACTGTCCAAAGCTTAGTAAGCAGAATTGCCACTCCAATGGAAGGAATACAGCTTGCTCACTGGTTCTTAGACCTTATTTATAATTCGCTTTTTATTGTTGATACTGGAGTTGCACTTGTAGGATATGGGCTTGAATTAAAATGGCTAGGTAATAAAACAAAATCTGTTGAACCTACAATGTTTGGTTGGGCAGTTGCACTAATGTGTTATCCGCCATTTAACCGTATTAGCGGTGATTATTTCCCACTTATGGACAGACAGGATTTATTTATTGAGTTTACAGAAGAGCAAAAGATTTTTATAAGAATAATAATTGTTTTACTTTACGTAGTATTTGTCTGGGCAACAATTGCACTTGGTGTCAGATTTAGTAATCTAAGCAATAAAGGAATTGTAGATCGTGGACCATATAGATTTATAAGACATCCAGCTTATGCATCTAAAAATATTGCTTGGTGGTTTGAACATCTTCAATATATGAAAGGCTTTCACAATGTCTTATTTTTATGTTGTTGGAATTTGGTTTATACTATTCGTGCAATTACAGAAGAAAGACATTTAATGAAAGATCCTGAATACAAAGCTTACTGTAAAAAAGTTAAGTACAGATTTATACCAGGGCTAATTTAG
- the acpP gene encoding acyl carrier protein, whose amino-acid sequence MDRTEAMERVKKVVSSQLSVDSKEVTESASFTGDLGADSLDTVELVMAFEEEFGVEIPDEEAEKITTVGQAVDYIVSHS is encoded by the coding sequence ATGGATCGAACAGAAGCAATGGAAAGAGTAAAAAAAGTAGTAAGCTCACAATTAAGTGTAGATTCAAAAGAAGTTACCGAGTCAGCAAGTTTTACTGGAGATTTAGGTGCAGATTCGCTTGATACAGTTGAATTAGTGATGGCATTTGAAGAAGAGTTTGGTGTTGAAATACCAGATGAAGAGGCAGAAAAAATTACAACTGTAGGACAAGCAGTTGATTATATTGTTTCCCATTCTTAA